One Desulfobulbaceae bacterium genomic window, TACCAAAAAACAGGCTAAGAAGGCCGAACATGAAAAATTTATTAGTCGTAAGCAGAACAAGGGGAAAAGCCCATCAACGCCTCTTGTCAACAAGGTGCGGGAGGAGCAGGCAGCTCAGGATCTGCGTAACCGGGAACTCAACCGGCAGCGCCTTGATGAGACCCGCCAACGGGAGCAAAAGGCCCAGGTTGCGCAACTCATTGAGATTAATCGCTTAGCTCAGGACTCGCGTGGAGAGCCATACCATTTTGTTGACCAGAGTAAGATCAAGAGGATTTTTGTCTCGGACGAGATGATTGATCAGCTCAGCCGAGGTCATCTCGCCATTGTCAAATATGGTAACGGCTACGAGGTGGTGCCAGCTAAGGTGGCCCACCAGATAACCAGTCGAGATCAAGAGGCAGTGGTGGTCTTGCATGAGAAGTCATAAGTGGAGGCAGTTTCGCTGTTCATGCACCCATCCATCGAAATAGTTTTTCAGAATGACAACCTAGTGGTGGTCAATAAGCCACCGAACATGCTGGTTCATCGCACACCGATATCCAGTGACACCTGTTTTCTGTTGCAGCTGCTCAGAGACCAGCTTGGTCGCAGGGTCTTTCCTGCCCATCGGCTGGACCGGCCCACCTCCGGGCTTATGGTTTTCGCCTTGAATCAGGCTAGTGTGTCGCGTCTTGGGATGGCTTTCCAGGAGGGAGCGGTAGAGAAGAGTTATCTGGCTGTGGTGCGGGGATGGGTTTATGAAGGGGCGGTGATAGATTATCCATTAAAAAAAGAGGGGAAAGGGGAGGAGCAGGAGGCGATAAGCGTCTACGAGCCATTGGGGCAGATTGAGTTCCCCTGGCCTGTTAGTGGGTTTCCAACCGCCCGCTATTCATTGCTGAAGATTACCCCAAAGACCGGGCGCTGGCATCAGATCCGCCGTCATCTGGCCCATATCCGGCATCCGGTGGTAGGTGACGTTGGTCATGGTGATGGTAAGCATAATCGGCTTTTCCGGGAGCATTTGAACATTCACCGGTTGATGCTTCACGCCAATTTTTTATCTTTTTCCGAACCGGAAACCGGCCAGGTCCTTTCTTTTTTACAGAAGCCTGATAGGAGTTTTGTTCAGTTGTTTCCTGAAGTGATCAGCTGCTTGGTTAGGCAGGAGGGCTGAAACCGAATGTCAATGAAGTGAGGGATGTCAGGTAACGTTTGTGATTCGACATCATAAAAAAGTGAAACAAGTTAATCGACTGGATTTGAGTCGAAAAGTTGGGGGTCTCAATCATGAGAAGTTGTTGGTGTAGAGATTACCGGTGCTTGGTGGATGACGATAAGGGCCAGATTACAGCACGAATCCTTTTGGTGCTGGCCCTCCTGCCGCTATGGTTTCTTATTTATCGTGGGCTTAAGCCAATATCTGAGTATCTTACCTATACGGTTCTTGGTCTTGCGAAGGGAAGCCATCTGGGCGGCGCGGTGGAGTTTTTTCTGTACGACACCCCAAAGGTCTTGATGCTGCTGACCTTAGTGGTGTTTGTCGTTGGTGTGATCCGCTCTTTTTTTACGGCAGAGAAGACCCGGTCGATTCTGGCTGGCCGCAGTGAAGCGACGGGTAATGTTCTTGCTGCCCTGCTTGGTACAGTGACCCCTTTTTGTTCTTGTTCCGCAGTCCCGCTTTTTATCGGGTTTGTAACCGCCGGAGTGCCGTTAGGGGTTACATTTTCATTCCTGATTTCTGCGCCCATGGTCAACGAGATAGCAGTGATATTGCTCTATGGGCTGTTGGGTTGGAAGGTGGCAGCGCTCTATCTGGGGACTGGGTTGATGGTAGCTATCGTTGCCGGGTGGGTTATTGGCCGTTTGGGTATGGAAGAGTATGTCGAGCCTTGGGTTCGTCAGATGCTGGCGGCTGGACCTGGCATGAGTGAAGAACAGTTGACCTGGAATGATCGTCTGGATCGAGGCTGGGAAGCAGTTCATGATATTGTGGCTAAGGTTTGGCTCTATGTCATTATCGGCATTGCGGTTGGCGCTGGGATTCATGGGTATGTCCCTGCCGGAATGATGGCTTCGGTCATGGGGCGGGAGGTGTGGTGGAGTGTGCCTGTCGCAGTACTCATCGGAGTGCCGCTTTACTCTAATGCTGCTGGAATAGTTCCTGTTATTCATGCGTTACTGGAAAAAGGGGCGGCTCTCGGCACGGTTTTGGCTTTTATGATGAGTGTCATTGC contains:
- a CDS encoding tRNA pseudouridine(65) synthase TruC, with protein sequence MHPSIEIVFQNDNLVVVNKPPNMLVHRTPISSDTCFLLQLLRDQLGRRVFPAHRLDRPTSGLMVFALNQASVSRLGMAFQEGAVEKSYLAVVRGWVYEGAVIDYPLKKEGKGEEQEAISVYEPLGQIEFPWPVSGFPTARYSLLKITPKTGRWHQIRRHLAHIRHPVVGDVGHGDGKHNRLFREHLNIHRLMLHANFLSFSEPETGQVLSFLQKPDRSFVQLFPEVISCLVRQEG
- a CDS encoding permease, with translation MRSCWCRDYRCLVDDDKGQITARILLVLALLPLWFLIYRGLKPISEYLTYTVLGLAKGSHLGGAVEFFLYDTPKVLMLLTLVVFVVGVIRSFFTAEKTRSILAGRSEATGNVLAALLGTVTPFCSCSAVPLFIGFVTAGVPLGVTFSFLISAPMVNEIAVILLYGLLGWKVAALYLGTGLMVAIVAGWVIGRLGMEEYVEPWVRQMLAAGPGMSEEQLTWNDRLDRGWEAVHDIVAKVWLYVIIGIAVGAGIHGYVPAGMMASVMGREVWWSVPVAVLIGVPLYSNAAGIVPVIHALLEKGAALGTVLAFMMSVIALSLPEMVILRKVLMPRLIATFIAVVACGILGVGYLFNLIV
- a CDS encoding DUF2058 domain-containing protein; this translates as MGNPLQDQLLKAGLATKKQAKKAEHEKFISRKQNKGKSPSTPLVNKVREEQAAQDLRNRELNRQRLDETRQREQKAQVAQLIEINRLAQDSRGEPYHFVDQSKIKRIFVSDEMIDQLSRGHLAIVKYGNGYEVVPAKVAHQITSRDQEAVVVLHEKS